In Priestia megaterium NBRC 15308 = ATCC 14581, the following proteins share a genomic window:
- a CDS encoding Glu/Leu/Phe/Val family dehydrogenase codes for MQDSKNSQEEKHDVLKSTQTVIHKALEKLGYPDEVYELLKEPLRMMTVKIPVRMDDGSVKIFTGHRAQHNDAVGPTKGGIRFHPNVTEKEVKALSIWMSLKCGIVDLPYGGGKGGIVCDPRNMSFGELERLSRGYVRAISQIVGPTKDIPAPDVFTNSQIMAWMMDEYSRIDEFNSPGFITGKPLVLGGSHGRETATAKGVTICIHEAAKKRGIELQGARVVVQGFGNAGSFLAKFMHDAGAKIVGISDAYGALHDPNGLDIDYLLDRRDSFGTVTKLFNNTISNKELLELDCDILVPAAIENQITEENAHNIQASIVVEAANGPTTLEATRILSERGILLVPDVLASAGGVTVSYFEWVQNNQGYYWTEEEVEEKLEKVMVKSFNNIYETSTTRKVDMRLAAYMIGVRKMAEGSRFRGWI; via the coding sequence ATGCAAGACAGTAAAAATAGTCAAGAAGAGAAGCATGATGTTTTAAAATCTACACAAACAGTGATACATAAAGCGTTAGAAAAACTAGGCTATCCTGATGAAGTGTATGAACTATTAAAAGAGCCATTACGAATGATGACAGTAAAAATTCCTGTTCGTATGGATGACGGATCAGTTAAGATTTTTACAGGTCACCGAGCGCAGCATAACGATGCAGTTGGTCCTACGAAAGGCGGAATTCGTTTTCACCCAAACGTAACTGAAAAAGAAGTAAAAGCTCTATCTATATGGATGAGTTTAAAATGTGGAATCGTTGACCTTCCTTACGGTGGAGGAAAAGGTGGAATTGTTTGTGATCCTCGAAATATGTCTTTTGGAGAATTAGAGCGTTTAAGCCGCGGATATGTTCGTGCGATTAGCCAAATTGTTGGACCAACAAAGGATATTCCAGCGCCGGATGTGTTTACAAATTCACAAATTATGGCTTGGATGATGGATGAATACAGCCGGATTGATGAATTTAACTCGCCTGGCTTTATTACTGGAAAGCCCCTTGTCTTAGGTGGTTCGCACGGCCGTGAAACAGCGACTGCAAAAGGAGTAACTATTTGTATTCATGAAGCAGCGAAAAAACGCGGCATTGAATTACAAGGTGCACGGGTAGTAGTACAAGGGTTTGGAAATGCAGGAAGCTTTTTAGCTAAGTTCATGCACGACGCTGGCGCTAAAATTGTAGGGATATCTGATGCATACGGAGCGCTGCACGATCCTAATGGTTTAGACATTGATTATTTATTGGATCGACGCGATAGCTTTGGTACAGTAACGAAATTATTCAATAATACCATCAGCAACAAAGAGCTGCTTGAACTTGACTGTGACATCCTAGTTCCAGCTGCGATTGAAAATCAAATTACAGAAGAAAATGCCCATAACATTCAAGCGAGTATTGTGGTAGAAGCAGCAAATGGACCAACAACTCTTGAAGCAACGCGCATCTTGTCAGAGAGAGGGATTTTATTAGTTCCAGACGTTTTGGCAAGTGCGGGCGGTGTAACAGTTTCTTATTTTGAATGGGTGCAAAATAACCAAGGTTATTATTGGACGGAAGAAGAAGTAGAAGAAAAGCTTGAAAAAGTAATGGTTAAATCATTTAATAACATCTACGAAACTTCTACAACTCGAAAAGTCGACATGCGCCTAGCTGCTTATATGATAGGCGTAAGAAAAATGGCGGAAGGCTCTCGTTTCAGAGGCTGGATTTAA
- a CDS encoding CPBP family intramembrane glutamic endopeptidase yields MAKSQQELISSMTDAELVKNLYVTQLLICFIALGIGFFTFDSWNSFLQFFQLDWSSILLYGGGTALFVVGGDILLMKCVPEHLYDDGGINERLFANRSVPHLILICIIVACSEEILFRGVIQVQFGLIWASIVFALVHIRYLKKWFLFISVVFLSFLIGLLFWWTENLYVTIFTHFLIDFLLGLQIRKSKGESAQPEELIQ; encoded by the coding sequence ATGGCAAAATCACAGCAAGAGCTTATTTCATCCATGACAGATGCAGAGCTAGTTAAAAATTTATATGTAACACAGCTGCTCATCTGCTTCATTGCTTTAGGCATCGGTTTTTTTACATTCGATTCGTGGAATTCCTTTTTGCAGTTTTTTCAGCTGGATTGGTCTTCTATTTTATTGTACGGGGGAGGAACGGCTCTCTTTGTAGTAGGAGGAGATATACTTCTAATGAAATGCGTACCTGAGCATTTATACGATGACGGAGGGATCAATGAACGTTTATTTGCTAATCGTTCTGTTCCTCATCTGATCCTTATTTGCATAATCGTTGCATGTTCAGAAGAAATATTATTTCGAGGGGTTATACAAGTTCAGTTTGGCCTCATTTGGGCGAGTATTGTATTTGCACTCGTTCACATTCGATATTTAAAAAAGTGGTTTCTTTTTATTTCGGTTGTGTTTTTAAGCTTTTTAATAGGGTTGCTTTTTTGGTGGACTGAAAATTTGTATGTTACGATTTTTACTCATTTTCTCATTGATTTTTTATTGGGCCTGCAGATACGAAAATCAAAAGGGGAATCTGCACAGCCAGAAGAATTAATTCAGTAA
- the sleB gene encoding spore cortex-lytic enzyme has protein sequence MLSFRCFKKYACLICICSFIAASVVSPKAAHAFSNQVIQHGAVGDDVIELQSRLQYLGYYNGKIDGVFGWSTYWALRNFQYEFGIKKIDGLAGWQTKIKLANATKYHENYVKNQIRKGNKFTHYGGKPLDQQSKGSSSSGKSSGNNGQQKSQSGSSQAKKPASQPQRNTSNGSSEQQKEKAQKPTAVNVPSGFSQNDIQLMANAVHGEARGEPYNGQVAVAAVILNRVNSPAFPNTVAGVIFEPRAFTAVADGQIWLEPNPTSKKAVMDAINGWDPTGNAIYYFNPDTATSAWIWSRPQIKQIGKHIFCR, from the coding sequence ATGTTATCATTTCGATGTTTTAAAAAGTATGCATGTCTCATATGCATATGTTCATTTATTGCAGCGTCCGTTGTGAGCCCAAAGGCCGCTCACGCGTTTTCAAATCAAGTCATTCAACACGGAGCAGTTGGAGATGACGTTATTGAGCTGCAGTCGAGACTTCAGTATTTAGGTTATTATAACGGGAAAATTGACGGTGTATTTGGATGGAGCACATACTGGGCACTGCGCAATTTTCAATATGAATTTGGCATTAAAAAGATTGACGGTTTAGCAGGCTGGCAAACAAAGATTAAATTAGCCAACGCAACAAAATATCACGAAAACTATGTGAAAAATCAAATTAGAAAAGGAAATAAGTTTACGCACTATGGCGGTAAGCCTCTTGATCAGCAGTCTAAAGGAAGCAGTAGCAGTGGAAAAAGCAGCGGGAACAATGGTCAGCAAAAATCACAAAGCGGATCTTCTCAAGCAAAAAAACCTGCCAGTCAGCCGCAGCGTAATACGTCTAACGGAAGTTCTGAACAACAGAAAGAAAAAGCACAAAAGCCAACAGCGGTGAATGTACCGAGCGGGTTTTCACAAAATGATATTCAGCTCATGGCAAATGCCGTTCATGGTGAAGCACGGGGTGAACCATATAATGGCCAAGTAGCCGTAGCAGCCGTTATTTTAAACCGAGTTAACAGTCCGGCATTTCCAAACACAGTCGCGGGAGTTATTTTTGAACCGCGTGCATTTACTGCCGTAGCAGATGGGCAAATTTGGCTTGAACCCAACCCAACATCTAAAAAAGCGGTTATGGATGCTATTAACGGATGGGATCCTACTGGGAATGCTATCTATTACTTTAATCCGGATACAGCAACAAGCGCGTGGATTTGGTCACGTCCTCAAATTAAGCAAATCGGGAAACACATTTTCTGTCGATAA
- a CDS encoding asparaginase encodes MKTVYILHTGGTISMKEDMATGSVTPDIQNPLHRSTSSVSGMANVIVEEAFHLPSPHITPKEMLILSKKIRDKIDEGKIDAVVLTHGTDTLEETAYFLDLTVHTDIPIVLTGAMRSSNEIGSDGPYNFISAVRVAISDGAKGKGVLVVMNDEIHTAENVTKTHTSNVATFQSPQYGPIGLITKRGVSFHHMPTEHEFYPVNQIDKQITLLKAYAGMDDHLFQAVASMDVDGLVIEALGQGNLPPLTLPGIQLLLKRKIPIVLVSRCFNGIAQDVYGYEGGGKQLKEMGVIFSNGLNGPKARIKLLVALQVTRNHDELQQLFNH; translated from the coding sequence ATGAAAACTGTTTATATTCTTCACACCGGCGGCACAATTTCTATGAAAGAAGACATGGCAACTGGATCGGTAACACCAGATATTCAAAACCCGCTTCACCGCTCAACATCATCTGTTTCAGGTATGGCCAATGTAATCGTAGAAGAAGCATTCCATCTGCCTTCTCCTCACATTACTCCTAAGGAAATGCTTATACTTTCAAAAAAAATACGCGATAAAATTGATGAAGGCAAAATTGATGCAGTCGTGTTAACCCACGGAACGGACACGCTGGAAGAAACTGCTTATTTTTTAGATTTAACAGTGCATACAGATATTCCAATTGTCTTAACTGGAGCCATGAGATCAAGCAATGAAATTGGTTCAGACGGTCCTTATAATTTTATATCCGCGGTTCGGGTGGCTATTAGTGACGGTGCAAAAGGAAAAGGTGTCTTAGTTGTGATGAACGATGAAATTCATACCGCTGAGAATGTGACCAAGACCCACACAAGCAACGTGGCGACATTTCAAAGCCCTCAGTACGGGCCAATAGGATTAATCACAAAACGCGGCGTATCTTTTCACCACATGCCTACAGAACATGAATTTTATCCTGTTAATCAGATAGATAAACAAATCACTTTATTAAAAGCTTATGCAGGAATGGACGACCATTTATTTCAAGCAGTGGCGTCAATGGATGTTGATGGACTTGTAATTGAAGCTCTCGGTCAAGGAAATCTACCTCCCCTTACACTTCCGGGGATTCAGTTGCTTTTGAAGCGAAAGATACCCATCGTGCTCGTTTCTCGCTGTTTTAATGGAATTGCTCAAGATGTATATGGATATGAAGGCGGTGGCAAGCAGTTAAAAGAGATGGGCGTTATTTTTTCAAATGGCTTAAATGGTCCTAAAGCACGCATTAAGCTGTTAGTTGCTCTCCAAGTAACGAGGAATCACGATGAATTGCAGCAGCTGTTTAATCATTAG
- a CDS encoding metallophosphoesterase yields the protein MVILLIVLALGIGLLIFMFSEAHRTYVEERTIHLSRFPKNQQPLRLFFISDIHKRTVSSKLLEKIPGEVDFVIIGGDLLEGGVPLVRARQNIQQLKTLGPVYFVWGNNDYEVSQMQLKQMLKDEGVIALKNEHVFAVSKYGTTCHFAGVDDLSEGQMNLKRAVSSIEPEQLTILLSHNPDVIYYVDEESKVDLILSGHTHGGQIRLFNLGMYELGGLKEKRKIPLFVSNGYGTTSLPLRLQARAQTHYITLKRKE from the coding sequence ATGGTTATTCTTTTAATTGTTTTAGCGTTAGGCATAGGCTTGCTGATTTTTATGTTTTCAGAAGCCCATCGTACATATGTCGAAGAAAGAACGATTCATTTATCAAGATTTCCTAAAAATCAGCAGCCTTTGCGCCTGTTTTTTATATCGGATATACATAAGCGAACAGTTTCGTCGAAGCTGTTGGAAAAAATACCGGGCGAAGTAGATTTTGTGATCATAGGCGGTGATTTACTAGAAGGAGGAGTCCCTTTAGTGCGGGCTCGTCAAAATATTCAACAGCTTAAAACGCTAGGACCCGTCTATTTTGTGTGGGGAAATAATGATTACGAAGTAAGTCAGATGCAATTGAAGCAGATGCTTAAAGATGAAGGAGTTATTGCCCTTAAAAATGAGCATGTCTTTGCCGTTTCTAAATATGGTACTACATGCCACTTTGCGGGGGTAGATGATTTATCAGAAGGTCAGATGAATCTAAAGAGAGCTGTTTCTTCCATTGAACCTGAACAGCTTACCATTCTTCTAAGCCATAATCCTGATGTTATCTATTATGTAGATGAAGAATCAAAAGTAGATTTAATTTTGAGCGGGCATACACACGGGGGACAGATACGCTTATTTAATTTGGGTATGTATGAATTAGGAGGGCTGAAAGAAAAAAGAAAGATTCCTCTTTTTGTCAGTAACGGATATGGTACAACCTCTTTGCCTCTCCGTTTACAAGCTAGAGCCCAAACGCATTATATCACTTTAAAAAGGAAAGAATAG
- a CDS encoding YpdA family putative bacillithiol disulfide reductase: MKKEKVIIVGGGPCGLSAAIELQHTGIDALVIEKGNIVNAIYNYPTHQTFFSSSEKLEIGDVPFITENRKPVRNQALAYYREVVKRKQVRIQPFERVLQVDKQAENQIIVTTSKETYEAENVIIATGYYDHPNYMNVPGEDLSKVFHYFKEAHPYFDKDVVVIGGKNSSVDAALELVKCDARVTVIYRGSDYSPSVKPWILPEFEALVRNGTIGMHFNAHVTKITDDTVTYEQEGKESTISNDFVFAMTGYHPDHSFLTKMGVELDDETGRPSFNEETMETNVEGIYIAGVIAAGNNANEIFIENGRFHGKSIASHILNKNNA, translated from the coding sequence ATGAAGAAAGAAAAAGTAATTATTGTTGGCGGAGGACCATGCGGGCTTTCAGCAGCTATTGAGCTTCAACATACAGGTATTGATGCCCTTGTAATTGAAAAAGGGAATATTGTGAATGCAATTTATAACTATCCGACCCACCAAACGTTTTTTAGTTCAAGTGAAAAACTGGAAATAGGGGATGTCCCTTTTATTACCGAAAATCGCAAGCCTGTGCGCAACCAAGCTCTTGCTTACTACCGAGAAGTGGTGAAGCGCAAGCAAGTTCGAATTCAGCCGTTTGAACGTGTCTTGCAAGTAGACAAACAAGCGGAAAACCAAATTATTGTCACAACATCTAAAGAGACATATGAAGCGGAGAATGTCATTATAGCTACGGGCTATTACGATCATCCTAATTATATGAATGTTCCTGGTGAAGATTTATCAAAGGTATTTCATTATTTCAAAGAAGCGCATCCTTACTTTGATAAAGATGTAGTCGTTATAGGCGGAAAAAACTCTAGCGTTGATGCAGCTCTGGAATTGGTGAAGTGTGATGCAAGGGTGACGGTTATTTATCGTGGCTCAGATTACTCCCCGAGCGTAAAACCTTGGATATTGCCTGAATTCGAAGCGCTGGTTCGAAATGGAACGATTGGGATGCATTTTAATGCTCATGTAACAAAGATAACGGATGACACGGTAACATATGAGCAGGAAGGGAAAGAGTCTACAATTAGTAACGATTTCGTTTTTGCCATGACTGGCTATCACCCTGATCACTCGTTTTTAACAAAAATGGGTGTGGAATTAGATGATGAAACAGGTCGCCCTTCTTTTAACGAAGAGACGATGGAAACAAACGTGGAAGGAATTTATATCGCTGGTGTGATTGCTGCAGGAAATAATGCTAATGAGATTTTTATTGAAAATGGACGTTTTCATGGGAAATCAATCGCTTCTCATATTCTCAACAAAAACAACGCATAG
- a CDS encoding RecQ family ATP-dependent DNA helicase — protein sequence MKIEQLLQKQFGYSQFRIGQKEIIQDILTGHNVLAVLPTGTGKSLCYQLPAYLLNRPVLIVSPLISLMEDQVQQLKASGEKRVIALNSFLQQEEKQRALKNLAFYRFIYASPEILQNAVVVEALKQAKVGLFVVDEAHCISQWGHDFRLDYLQLGDIWKELGSPLCLALTGTATREVVEDIKRYLSLPAVNEHIYSMNRSNIAMEVDFVASIEEKKEKLLMYVSELQGPGIIYCSSRSWTEALTQLLKENGIQRVQYYHGGMEPNERMLVQQQFLENQLDIICCTSAFGMGVNKSNVRFVIHFHTPTQLEAYVQEIGRSGRDQRNSIAILLYAEGDDDFAHSLLEIELPSSDTILYCLSYLRNHDQAIPLKQVESHFLYTVGVQETHWRFIRYYLYKENVVKNEYVEPWKIPASLHETIVAAVNKRLRNKHDKYRAMKGFIETKECRRHVLLGYFDETGKSELENCCDCCGLDLENYKKTNGEQEQWTFQGWELELARLLRQGEI from the coding sequence GTGAAGATAGAACAACTTCTACAGAAACAATTCGGCTATAGCCAATTTCGAATAGGACAAAAAGAGATTATTCAAGATATTTTAACCGGTCATAATGTGTTAGCGGTTCTGCCTACAGGAACAGGAAAATCATTGTGCTATCAGCTCCCAGCTTATTTGTTGAACCGACCGGTGCTGATTGTATCTCCTTTAATTTCACTGATGGAAGATCAAGTTCAACAACTAAAGGCAAGCGGAGAAAAGCGAGTTATTGCCTTAAATAGTTTCCTACAACAAGAAGAAAAACAACGAGCGCTAAAAAATTTAGCTTTTTATCGTTTTATTTATGCATCTCCTGAAATTTTGCAAAATGCTGTTGTAGTAGAAGCATTAAAGCAGGCAAAGGTAGGCCTTTTCGTTGTGGACGAGGCGCATTGTATTTCTCAGTGGGGACATGATTTTCGTTTAGATTATCTACAGCTAGGAGATATATGGAAGGAACTTGGCAGTCCGCTATGTCTGGCACTAACGGGAACTGCGACTAGGGAAGTAGTGGAAGATATTAAGCGCTACTTATCGCTTCCTGCTGTCAACGAGCACATCTATTCCATGAATCGAAGTAATATTGCGATGGAAGTTGATTTTGTTGCAAGTATTGAAGAAAAAAAAGAGAAATTACTGATGTACGTTAGTGAACTGCAAGGTCCGGGAATTATCTATTGTTCCAGCCGATCTTGGACAGAAGCATTAACGCAGCTTCTAAAGGAAAATGGGATACAGCGAGTGCAGTATTACCATGGGGGAATGGAACCGAATGAAAGAATGCTTGTTCAACAGCAATTTTTAGAAAATCAGCTTGATATCATTTGCTGCACAAGTGCATTTGGAATGGGGGTTAACAAATCGAATGTTCGCTTTGTTATTCATTTTCATACACCTACGCAGTTAGAAGCATATGTACAGGAAATTGGAAGAAGTGGACGTGATCAGCGAAACAGTATTGCGATCTTGCTTTATGCTGAAGGAGACGATGATTTTGCTCATTCTTTACTTGAAATTGAGCTTCCTTCTTCAGATACCATCTTATACTGCTTGTCGTATTTACGAAACCATGATCAGGCCATTCCTTTAAAACAAGTAGAGTCTCACTTTCTTTATACAGTGGGTGTTCAAGAAACACATTGGCGATTTATTCGTTATTATTTGTACAAAGAAAATGTAGTGAAAAATGAATATGTCGAACCCTGGAAAATTCCTGCATCGCTGCATGAAACGATTGTTGCGGCTGTAAATAAACGTCTTCGAAACAAACATGACAAGTATCGTGCGATGAAGGGGTTTATTGAGACAAAAGAATGCCGTCGTCACGTGCTGCTTGGCTATTTCGATGAAACGGGAAAATCAGAGCTTGAGAATTGTTGCGATTGCTGCGGCTTGGATTTAGAAAACTATAAAAAAACAAATGGTGAGCAGGAGCAATGGACATTTCAAGGCTGGGAATTAGAATTAGCTCGTTTGCTTCGTCAAGGAGAGATATAA
- a CDS encoding DUF2663 family protein, with the protein MENKVVDFENDETLQYILASVIKRKETVNKLKAKEKKWKLLFLASVTAVISYFFFIFQSGFFRTFSEFFSFLLGNMGHLMFLLLTFSLYFYTVQLQKKSEKAEKTFQDLRCEIIKRSKELWATPETWEHRKETFRWMQSTYGINLYHENK; encoded by the coding sequence ATGGAAAACAAAGTGGTAGACTTTGAAAACGATGAAACACTTCAATATATATTAGCTAGCGTTATTAAAAGAAAAGAGACAGTCAATAAGCTGAAAGCTAAAGAGAAAAAATGGAAGCTTTTGTTTTTAGCCAGTGTAACGGCTGTTATTAGCTACTTTTTTTTCATATTTCAAAGCGGTTTTTTTAGGACGTTTAGCGAATTTTTTTCATTTTTGTTAGGCAACATGGGACATTTGATGTTTCTATTGCTTACCTTCTCACTTTACTTTTATACTGTACAGCTGCAGAAAAAAAGCGAGAAAGCAGAAAAGACTTTTCAAGATTTGCGCTGTGAGATTATTAAAAGAAGCAAAGAGCTATGGGCGACGCCTGAAACATGGGAGCACCGAAAAGAAACGTTCCGCTGGATGCAGTCAACCTATGGAATTAATTTATATCATGAAAACAAATAG
- a CDS encoding genetic competence negative regulator: MRLERLNYNKLKVFLTYDDLKERGLTKEDLWTDTFKVKQLFREMIEQASQELNFEPTNSLSVEVFSLQAQGMVVFVTKQYEEETSYGEFDEDEFEDFIEMQVMLDESEDMFFEFDSFEDVIQLTKRMSNFYDTDSVLYSFEKRFYVLLDYHMLSPAEVGNMIAVLAEYGNPSTITKHRVNEYGKMLVEKRALEYINSVFS; the protein is encoded by the coding sequence ATGAGGCTTGAACGATTAAACTATAATAAGCTAAAAGTTTTTTTGACCTACGATGATTTAAAAGAAAGAGGGTTAACAAAAGAAGATCTATGGACAGATACATTCAAAGTAAAACAGCTTTTTCGTGAGATGATAGAGCAAGCTTCTCAAGAACTGAACTTTGAACCTACAAATTCTCTTTCGGTAGAAGTTTTTTCACTTCAAGCACAGGGAATGGTTGTATTTGTGACAAAGCAGTATGAAGAAGAAACCAGCTACGGTGAGTTCGATGAAGACGAGTTCGAAGACTTCATTGAAATGCAGGTCATGCTAGATGAAAGCGAAGACATGTTTTTTGAGTTTGATTCATTTGAAGATGTCATTCAGCTGACCAAACGCATGTCAAACTTTTACGATACGGATAGCGTGCTCTATTCATTTGAAAAACGTTTTTACGTGCTGTTGGATTATCACATGCTGTCACCGGCTGAAGTTGGGAATATGATTGCGGTTTTGGCGGAGTATGGAAATCCCTCTACAATTACAAAGCACCGCGTAAATGAATATGGAAAAATGTTAGTAGAAAAGAGAGCTTTGGAGTATATTAATTCTGTCTTTTCTTAA
- a CDS encoding MerR family transcriptional regulator, translating to MAHEGKYNIKAISNMVGIQPGTLRAWERRYQILNPVRNDSGHRLYTEEDLRKLKWLTEKVSGGFTISQAVSLLETESSTVGTFEEEGEVDSPQKIRDELLTMLLSFEEGKAQDLINHAFSLYSVEKVVIDILGSLLVTVGDMWEKGQITSAHEHYTTQVLKTRISMIFYSLPSNGLLPKAIAVCGPNETHEVGLLVFTLFLRRKGFEVIYLGSSIEDKDVELIVKEVDPTFLFMSCTMLENAEKTLNLTNQMIKKFPHLKVGLGGYVFDVLDSKRKGEAQPFILGNTKEEWNSWLTKKLAEID from the coding sequence ATGGCTCACGAAGGGAAGTATAATATTAAAGCCATCTCAAATATGGTCGGAATCCAGCCGGGAACTTTGCGTGCATGGGAACGACGTTATCAAATTTTAAATCCTGTCCGCAACGATTCGGGGCATCGGTTATATACAGAGGAAGATTTGCGGAAATTAAAATGGCTCACGGAAAAAGTGAGCGGAGGTTTTACCATCAGTCAAGCGGTTTCGTTATTAGAAACGGAAAGCAGTACAGTAGGAACGTTTGAAGAAGAAGGAGAAGTAGATTCCCCTCAAAAAATTAGGGATGAGCTGTTAACGATGCTTTTATCTTTTGAAGAAGGAAAAGCACAGGATTTAATTAATCATGCTTTTAGCCTGTATTCGGTAGAAAAAGTGGTTATTGATATTTTGGGTTCTCTACTCGTGACGGTTGGAGATATGTGGGAAAAAGGGCAAATTACAAGTGCTCATGAGCATTATACGACTCAAGTATTAAAAACGCGTATCAGCATGATTTTTTATTCGCTGCCTTCAAATGGCTTATTACCTAAAGCGATTGCTGTATGCGGACCTAATGAGACACATGAAGTGGGACTCCTAGTCTTTACGCTATTTTTACGCCGTAAAGGGTTTGAAGTTATTTATTTAGGAAGCAGCATTGAAGATAAAGATGTCGAGTTAATTGTTAAAGAAGTAGACCCAACATTTTTATTTATGTCATGCACAATGTTGGAAAATGCCGAGAAAACACTAAACTTGACGAACCAAATGATAAAGAAATTCCCCCATCTTAAAGTAGGATTAGGCGGTTATGTGTTTGATGTTTTAGATAGCAAAAGAAAAGGCGAGGCCCAGCCGTTTATTTTAGGAAATACAAAAGAAGAGTGGAATAGCTGGCTAACAAAAAAATTAGCAGAAATTGATTGA
- the prsW gene encoding glutamic-type intramembrane protease PrsW gives MLAIVSAGIAPGLALLSFFYLKDEYETEPISMVLKTFIFGAMLVLPIMFIQYVFGEEHVFQSPFLEAFFTTSFLEEFFKWFILYFTIYQHVEFDEHYDGIVYGAAVSLGFATVENILYLFANGLESALGRAFLPVSSHALFGVIMGYYLGKAKFSEGKEKTKWTLYSVFVPLILHGTYDYILKTMDHWVFIIIPFMIYLWWLALRKVKKAKQPSIV, from the coding sequence ATGTTGGCGATTGTATCTGCAGGCATTGCGCCAGGATTGGCATTGTTAAGTTTTTTTTATTTGAAAGATGAATATGAAACTGAGCCTATTTCAATGGTATTAAAAACATTTATTTTTGGAGCAATGCTTGTTTTGCCAATTATGTTTATACAATATGTATTTGGTGAAGAGCACGTTTTTCAATCACCTTTTCTTGAAGCATTTTTCACGACAAGCTTTTTAGAAGAATTTTTCAAATGGTTCATTTTATATTTCACGATTTATCAGCACGTGGAATTTGATGAGCATTATGATGGAATTGTTTACGGGGCAGCTGTTTCATTAGGTTTTGCTACCGTTGAAAATATTTTATATTTATTTGCAAATGGTTTAGAATCAGCGTTAGGAAGAGCCTTTTTACCCGTATCTAGTCATGCTTTATTCGGTGTCATTATGGGATATTATTTAGGGAAAGCAAAGTTTTCTGAAGGAAAGGAAAAAACGAAGTGGACGCTGTACTCCGTATTTGTGCCGCTCATTTTACACGGAACATATGATTATATTTTAAAAACAATGGATCATTGGGTATTTATTATTATTCCATTTATGATTTATTTATGGTGGCTGGCGTTAAGAAAAGTAAAAAAGGCCAAACAGCCATCGATTGTCTAG